In the genome of Synchiropus splendidus isolate RoL2022-P1 chromosome 13, RoL_Sspl_1.0, whole genome shotgun sequence, the window ATGTATTCATTTGAGCTCATGATAAATTCCTATTGTAATGTGAAAAGGAAACACATATATGCTCTTGTTTGAACTCTCTCACTAGGGATGTATGGATGGCCCTATAGAGGGGACTCTGTTGCAGGTATGAAGTGAAGCTGCTCTGACCAGCTATGATGAAGATCACCCCTCCAGTCAGCGCCACTTTgtccttctgctgcagctggtcaGCCAAACAGGTGGTGCACCTCATGCCGACACACGCCACCAAGATGGAAATGAGACAGAGCAGAATGGCTGCCAGCATCAGGCCTCGGGTTCCCAGCACGATTGCTGCAGAAAGATGAGTTAAAAAAGTCAATAACTGATCATAATAAACTCAACATCGACATTTTGCCGTATTCAACTTTCATTGATGCTCAGGGATTCGAACCTCCATTTGCCATTTGATGTACATTTGTCTACGAAAGCTGACTTTCGTTGTCTTTGTTGTGGCAACTGCTGGTATTCAGTGACATGCTTGTACACGTCTGTGGCCTGAGCGGAGGCAACCTGAGGAACTTTCTGggttttgtgttaaaaaaaaaactttcttctAAAACATGATCCAAACTATAGTAAATAGTAACTTTTTATGTTGTCATTTTAGTATAAAGTTCCTCTGTTAGAACCACAACACACGTGTAAGAGTCGTACCTGGCAGCTGAAGCAGAGAATCATAGACTTTACACTGGATCTGACCAGTGCTCTGCGACGCACACGACTTCCACAGTCCTTCATAGAGAGCCTGAGCGGTGATGATGTTGTCTCCAGCGTAGGATGAAGCTTTCCACTCCACCATGATTGTGGCGGCGATGGATCCGATGAAGCCCAGGAAGGCCAGCGTGAAGCCCAGCAGTTGTATTCCACCGTTGGCCATTGTTAGACGTCACAATGTCAAGATGAAGAACTgactaaaaaaaagtgtctgggGAAAAATGAAGAGGTATTTTCTGGCTATAATTTAAGAAAAGTCATTCAAAGAATGCTTTTCCCAGAAGTTGCGTCTGCCAGCGCATCTGCAGGGAGTCacctggaggagagggaggatcCAGAGGCGGCTTCACAACGGTTCACAGTAACTGCGAgtagcgccacctagtggcaaACTGAATGAGCTACACATTTAGTATTttaatttacttatttatttattttattgccaAAAATTAAACATACAGTCATAAACACGCCCGTTGCCACGTCAAACCCCTGTACAGGTATATGTGGATGGATGATATACGTTTCAGaaacataaatgaaaatgacgattaaaaaaaattacgaaacaaaaataaaaataaaatggaatgcAAAATACATTATACATATTAACGCTAGGAGGTAAATGATTTAGATAAAGAGCAagctgttattatttttttgtgctttttgtttggtgGAATGTTTGATGGAATTGAAATATAGTTGCGTTTCAATGTAGAAACCAATTGAGGAAGGTGATCTGTGAGCATATTTCGATTTTTGGATGTGGAACATGGCAGAGATTATAGTGAAATTAATGATACAATAAGGCGGAGGTCAATTAGCAGGAGGCTCCTCATATAAACTAAAAACAACATTCTTccaaaatagtgaaaaaaatagttattacattgttattaATGAAGTCAATGATCTCCGGCCAGAAAATCTTCACAACCAGCCAAAGCCAGAAGAGATGTAAAGTTGAGTGGATGAGTTACAAAAATTGCAAGTGGTGACGTGACATGCTTTCATTGATGCTTCTTTGATTCACACTTTCATTGCCCAGAAACGCCATCAAGAACGTGAATTTATTAATGTAGCATTACTAGCACTGTGACTTGGATAAGTAACTCAACTTGGATGAGTGGCATTACTGAAAATGGTACCTGGAATAAATGTCTGTAGCTGCTCTGACAGGCTCAAAATGAAGACGGAACTGAGCATCTTAAATTCAAGTCAGTGTTCTGGGGGGTTTCTATTGACAGAAATGGCAGGGATTGACCACTGGCCAAaggttttttctctctctttctcaatTTGGACTTGTTGTTTGCGTTTCAGTCGGCCGGTTCACAGATAACTGTTTTCCTGCATGAGACACAGGTATGTCGAGGAGCATTATGACTCACACAGCTTCTGCTTTTCactcatgaatatttttttttttgcagagaaAATGAGGAAGCTTTTGAGTTTCATTTTCCTCTTGGCCCTTTTTGGCCACAGAAGCTGCAGCAACATGGAGCCAGGAGGAAGCGTTTGCCCGCCCCGATGCCAGTGTTTCACGCCACTCCAGGTTCTGTGTGCTGACGACAGAATGACATCTCTGCCTCAGAACATCTCCAGACTGACGAAGGAGGTGATCATCATGACATCCGGCATGGAGTATCTGTTCCCCAACTCCTTGCGTGGGAACCCTGCGCTGGAGAAACTCATCCTCTTCAACAATGTGCTGCGGAGCATCCACGCCGATGCGTTCCAGCAGCTGACGGcgctgcaggagctggagatCAGCGGGAACCCCTCGCTGGACCATCTGTTCCTGGGGACATTTGCTCAGCAGAGCAACCTGACTCGACTGGTGCTGAACTACAACAGGCTGAAGACAGTTCTGCCCGGCATGTTTGACAACCTGAAGCGTCTGGAGACTCTGCAGATGAAGGGGAACGTCTTGACCTTCATACCGTCGCTTCTTTTCCTCAATCTGCATCATCTCCGCGTGCTGGATTTGTCGCTGAACAAAATTGAGGAGGTGACCAGGGAGACCTTTTCTGGTCTGGCCAGGCTTGAGATACTGAAGTTGAACAACAACAAGATCAGCAACATTTCTTCAGACGTCTTCACCGACGTGAGCCGGCTGAAagagcttcatctggaggggAACTTCATCTCCCAGCTCAGCGACGACTTGTTCTCCGAGTCAAGCCGCCTGACAGTGCTGAATCTCCGCGGCAACCGACTCCTCAGCTTTCCAGAAAACGCCTTCGGTCCTGCAGGGTCCACTTTAAAGGAGCTGAACTTGAAAGGCAACAGGTTGAGAGAGCTTTCCTCACTCAGCAGTTTCACGTCTTTATACCATGTGATTTTGTCGACCAATCAGCTCAAGTCTCTTCCGGAGGACGTGTTCAGAAACGTCACCGCGCTGGAGTTTCTGGATCTCTCTGAGAATCAGTTCTCCAGGCTGCCAGAGACCATTTTCAAAAACCTCTCCAACATCAAGGTTCTTGACCTGCACAAGAACCAGCTGGATGAGCTGGACGCTGGCCTGTTTCAGGATCAGGAGTTCATGGAGCGGCTCTATCTCTCCGACAACCAGCTGAGGAGCCTCCCCACCGGACTCATGGACTCCTTCAGCCTCCAACACATTGTGAGACTTCACGGGAACCCTTGGAACTGTGACTGTCACATGTCATACCTGCACAGCTGGGTGCTGAACAACAGCTACGATGTGGAGATGTTAGACAGGGTGACGTGCCAGAGCCCGGGCATCCTGAGGAGGAGAACCGTGGCCTCCATCCAggcagagcagctgcagtgcaGGACGCCTGAGGACAGCATGGACCGCTGCAGCCTGCACTCGTCTCCACACTCACTCACCATCAAGTGTAAAGTcgagaaacaaaccaaaatgagCGTGAAGGTTCTGTTTGAGGATGACCACGGAAACATTCAGGAGCatgtagtgggaagtgaagtTGCCACAAATGATGCTGTTAATGTGAGTGGAAAGGTGAACCAGTaggttttttatttgtttgctgCTCTTTAGACAGAGAGGTTCACGTAATGCAGAATCAATAGTGTCAACAAAAGTGACTCCTGAGTGGGTGTTCGGAAGGTCTTGAAATTCATGTGCACATTACGCCATCTTCTACTGTGTATCCTGAAGCATGTTGTCAGCTTGTCAGtgaataaaccaaaaaaaactgaCGTTTTTCTGTTATTGGTCAGTTTGTCTCAGTCAAACAGTAAAGTTTGGCTCTTGTTTTTTCGCGAGAAGCCGCCAGCTCTCGTCCCATGAGACCCCTCTGCTCACCCCGCTGCCTCTGAATGCTAAGAGGGACATAAAGGCAAGAGACGGGTGCAGGGAGGAGACATGCCTCCACAAAACAAGGCACACAGATGGCTACACCTTGAATTCAGCACTCTAACCCACAGTTAATAAGGGTCAGAGGTCGCGGGGTCGATTAGTTCCTCAGACCAGCTGAATGACATCACAATTGACATGACAAAgtgggagctggaggagagtttGACGGGATTGAGGGGGGAAATTGGTGGAGGCTTTTAGGAAAGATCTAAACACCATTTAAAATAGTCGGCCTGGTGGACTGATGATTCAAAATAGTTGATGTCTATTTTGCAAATCAATACATATGTGCTTCGATAAGTCGTCCAGGCAGCTCAGTTTCGTAGAGACTGGATTTCCAAAAttgttgttctgtttttatGGTTGGGGAGCAGCATCTTGTTAGTAATGTAGCCACCGTTGGTGAGGTCATCGGTACAGAAACTTGTTTTATTGTAGAATATTTGGAACAAAAGTGATCTCTTGAATGCAGTATACATAAGTTTAGCAGGGGAATCACTGCATATGTGCCCTTCGTGTGCgtcaaacatgaagaaaaaaaatatatttgggaCTTGATGAATGATAGGCTTTGCTGTCCCAAGCGTCTCCTTCCTCATGGATGCTTTGGCTATGACATCACATTCTACTATGTGGAGGACCTGGAATTGGTGACTGAAAAATGCCCTGTACGCAAGCAAGTTTATTTCAGTTAATCTGTGATATGGGTagatttttttctctatttaattaatttaaaaaaaaacacacataaaaGTCCCAAAAAGTCACCCAAGTCAccagtcaaaaaataaaaataaaaataaaaataaaaataaaaataaaaataaaaataaaaataaaaataaaaataaaaataaaaatgtttggacaGTTTTAGTGTTAGACATCTATTAAAAGCACCTGCAGGCCACATAAAATTATTTGGGCCTTTTATTTGggatattgtttatttattttaaatagacAGAGTTAGAATCTACAGCATTTGTAAAAGTCATTTATCAAGGCTTGAAATTAATGTGCACCTCATATCATCTTTCACTCTTTATCCTGAAGCATCTTGTCAGTTTGTCAATGAATAAATCCAAATAAACTGTCTTTAAATACAGCTTTTTCTGTTATTGgctaagtttttttttctacttctaTTTGTAAAAGTccctgaagaaaataaaaataaaaataaaaataaaaataaaaatacttatGATCTAATATAAATTACAATAATAGTTCTATAACAATGGTCAGGATGGAAAGAACCAAAGAACATCTCCAACGCTCAATAAAGATATCTGCACTGTCAAATCTCATGACACCATCCATCACTGCTTCCTTCCCTGGTAAACATACAGGTTCAGGACCCGCAGGCGCTTGGATAAAGCAGCCCTCACCCCACAGGTCAAATCCCTTAGTGGGCAGTTAGTGGCGGACACCATGCTCCACACAGCCGCTCCGAAGATGGGAAAGAAGAGTGAAAGAGGGGAGGACACATTATCTGGTGAGACTCACAATGTCCAGGGAGACACAAAGCACTTGGGGGGTTCCCACAGAGTTTAGTGCGGCCAGTGAGGTAGGAGGTGACAAGGGCACAAAAGGGTAGAGGTCATCCGAGACTTGATGCCTGGGGCAGAAGCTCAAGAGGACGGTTTTAGATTTAAAATACTCCTGATGATTATCAACGTACCCGGGCTACATTTTACACATGCAACAGTGGAACCTCCTGGAAGTCGAGACAAGACTTTGATCGACTTCTGATGTTTCGTCACTATTGTTTTGTCTCCGGCGGCTCAGCGTCAATGTGTTCAGTGAGTCGCGACGTGATGACCAGTAGCAGGGACCTTTATTCTGACAGGTGTCAATTAGATCCTCGCTCTCCGCCCATGAGATCGTGACTCACACCGTCCATGATACAACAGAACACTTTACAAACTCATCCAAACAAGGGGtcagcgcacgcacacacacacacactccgagAGGAGTGACCACATTAAGAACAGCTGACCTGACGGAGATGTTAAGTGGATGGGAAGATGTCGCCAGAATGGTAATCTTTTTGCATCGTGGCACTCCACGCTTTGTCTTGTCGCTGCCCATTGGCAGATAACAAGAGACGATAAGCTTCTTATCATCACATTACAATCATGGGAGATGAATCAGGAGCTCGGGCCCTGCAGACCTGCTCCTCTGTTTTGTCCCAGATGGAGGGATCGATTATGCATGCGAGCAGACCTTCATTGTGCATCCCTCGTCCCATATATGTTGCTGCAAAACAATCCAATACCTCCCACACTTCAACATTCAAGAGCGCAAAGCAAAAATCTGAAGAGGATTTTGTTCGCGACTGAAAGCCGCACTTGAGCGTTTTGCTTTGTGATGATGTGAGTCGCTTGTCTGGATAtttttaaagctaaaaaaaatgctAAGATTTGATCGAACTGTGTCTCTTGAACATATGGCTACGTAAAAAACAGAgccctttttttcccacatcCCTTCCAAaggcttgtttttgtgtgtgaaagtgcCCCTCTCGAAGGTTATAAATTTTCCTTTTAAAATGGTCTCTGTTCCGGAAGCTtcccttgtttgttttcctctcacaaACAACTTTCTAAATCAACACCGACAGAAATCGCAGATGCTTTAAAGAGCATTGTTCATTCACCATTGATATTGAGCGTGTGATCTATTCATTAGCCTCAATGTGAACCAGCGCTAACTACCTCACCCCGCCGCCCCCCACCCAGCCCCATAGCAACCCAGCTCGCTGATTCAGCTGTGGGGAGAGGGAGGTTTTCCGGCGTGTGTCAGAGGGAGCGCTGCTGTGGCCATCAATCATCAGGTGGCGCATCCGTCCAGCCGCGACGTTGGGAAAACGCTTCATCAAGGAGTGGCGCTGAGGGCTGAGAAACAAAAGATGGAAGGAGGCAACCTCGCCCAATTCTTCTCCAACACAGAGTGATGAAGCTTAAGagtccactttcactttccatctcATATTTCCCGGGCTTTTCTTAGCCAGAGTAGCACCACTTTAGCGGTTTCACTCTTTACTACAAAAGCTGTCTTTAGCTTCACCCCTAGTTAACACATGACCATGTTCCACTAGGTAAGACCTGggaaaagtgcggcccgggggccaaatgcggccctttgactgtagtTATGTCGCCCtcttggagtcagagtaaaactataaaactgagatttttgtcttgtgcattgtttttaattcattacgatgcaactgaaacataactttctcattCGATTTTTTCGGTTGGCTTTTTTATAAGTATTTCTTCTcccttaaaatatatcagaattgaaagtagattttggaACATACAAGACACATTGAAAATCttcaaatggaatgtggttaaaatgaaataaaatacaacaaactaacagtttctgtgcatttttttaaagtgtaatttcatgtgatcatttgaattttattttaaatgttctcttaccctcctttctttgggtttgacggcccatTTCAATGGTCACAttatatataacctggccccttaggaaatctAGCTGACCGGCCCTGCGCTAGCTCAAGTTATGCCAAAGAATTGCTCATAAACAGATGAATTTTGACAAGATTATCAGGAATTGAGGACCTGGTTCCAAAAAGATGATCAAGAATTGGGATTGAAAAGGGCATTTGTCCCTCTAAAACTGAATAAATGTCACAGATGTAAATAAAATTTCAATCGCTGGCCTCCAAGCAGTGTGCGCTGTAATAGGTAGGATAACTAAGTCTTCAACCTAAGTTAATGTTCACCAAGAAACAAGATTCTCTACTCCAGAGGTGGGcccctgaagggccacatttgaaACAGTAACcattgtgaggggccatcatcaaaaagaagacagcgatgactacaaaacatgacggaaaaatatccaaaatatatacttcacTAACATGGACAAGTTGACCAAAAAGgtgaaatgtaagtaaggaaagaaagaagtgtaaatatgctatgaaaactattgaaatatttcttttcgtaagcacttaatttgaatataaatcaacataactatggaccagacgttcaagataaaaaggcaatttatttcaaagcatattttcagtattcctttaATGTATTCTGAGGAactagaaaaatacaaaaatggccaatgaaaagaagacatTTTAGTCTTGAaccaagaacatgctatatttaatgctgaagtgagggtggtgactaaaagagaacaaaaaaggcagaaaaaatgCTATGTACTTTATAAGTAATGGTTTAAATCTGACGTTGAACGGGCCAAAAAAACACAGTcgtcgggccgcatatggcccccgggccgcaccttgcccaggtctgctctactCCAAGCTCAGGCCAGATGCCCTCCAATCGAAGGAGCCCCATTCATGCCAGCTTAGCCCTAAATCTTTCTAGATGATTTATAATTTTCCCTTGACCTCGCAGCGCCGCACAAAGGTCCACACTCAGTCGCACAAGCAGCCTTTTCACAACTTCACAGCTCTTATCTGAAGAGCTCAGCCTTGCCTCAAGAGTTCCCCCAAAACCTTTAAAACCAGGACCTCGGGGAGACGTAAACAATGCTTCTTTGGCACCAAGAAAGTGACGGCGTGGTTCTCCACCCCCCGAGCCAATCGACCTCCTCCTGGATAAACAAGGAGCCGGGCCTGAATGAAGATGGAGAGGGCGACAAAGGGAGGAGCCGCTGAGAGGCCTGGCTTTGTTGTCGTGTTTACAGGGGCTCCTCAAAGGATGCTCTGATAGCTGGGGGAGCTCCATTTAGTTCTCTTTAGTGCCACTCTCTCTCAGCACTGCCAAAACAAAGATGTAAATTTAGGCCATATTAGCCAAACTCATGGGGAGAAGTGGCGATAATTATGTCTTCAAATCCACGTCCGAGCTGCTGACTGTAAAGACGGAAGTCACTCGAGTCTGACTGCATCACTCGCTTCAACTTAAATCACACTGCAGCAAAATTAAAGACCTTCATTTGTAGATAAATATGAATAGAATTACGAAAGTTGGTGAGCTCAGATGGTCTCGTTGCAGCAGTGAACCAGGTGGTGATAGCGACC includes:
- the cldn1 gene encoding claudin-1, translated to MANGGIQLLGFTLAFLGFIGSIAATIMVEWKASSYAGDNIITAQALYEGLWKSCASQSTGQIQCKVYDSLLQLPAIVLGTRGLMLAAILLCLISILVACVGMRCTTCLADQLQQKDKVALTGGVIFIIAGLLALVGTSWYGHRIAQDFYNPFTPTNAKYEFGSALYVGWGSAVLIMIGGGFLCCNCSGQDSGRGPRYPKSHPASQPAKDYV
- the zgc:153913 gene encoding carboxypeptidase N subunit 2, coding for MNIFFFAEKMRKLLSFIFLLALFGHRSCSNMEPGGSVCPPRCQCFTPLQVLCADDRMTSLPQNISRLTKEVIIMTSGMEYLFPNSLRGNPALEKLILFNNVLRSIHADAFQQLTALQELEISGNPSLDHLFLGTFAQQSNLTRLVLNYNRLKTVLPGMFDNLKRLETLQMKGNVLTFIPSLLFLNLHHLRVLDLSLNKIEEVTRETFSGLARLEILKLNNNKISNISSDVFTDVSRLKELHLEGNFISQLSDDLFSESSRLTVLNLRGNRLLSFPENAFGPAGSTLKELNLKGNRLRELSSLSSFTSLYHVILSTNQLKSLPEDVFRNVTALEFLDLSENQFSRLPETIFKNLSNIKVLDLHKNQLDELDAGLFQDQEFMERLYLSDNQLRSLPTGLMDSFSLQHIVRLHGNPWNCDCHMSYLHSWVLNNSYDVEMLDRVTCQSPGILRRRTVASIQAEQLQCRTPEDSMDRCSLHSSPHSLTIKCKVEKQTKMSVKVLFEDDHGNIQEHVVGSEVATNDAVNVSGKVNQ